A genomic stretch from Canis lupus baileyi chromosome 3, mCanLup2.hap1, whole genome shotgun sequence includes:
- the LOC140625400 gene encoding putative olfactory receptor 10D4: MRNHTLVTEFILLGIPETEGLETVLFFLFSSLYLCTLLGNVLILTAIVSSSRLHTPMYFFLGNLSMFDLGFSSTTVPKMLLYLSGQSQGISFQGCVSQLFFYHFLGCTECFLYTVMAYDRFVAICYPLRYMVIMNHRVCSILATGTWMGGCVHAIILTSLTFQLTYCASNEVDYYFCDIPAVLPLACGDTSLAQRVGFTNVGLLSLICFFLILVSYTHIGISISKIRSAEGRQRAFSTCSAHITAILCAYGPVIIIYLQPNPSALLSAIIQILNNLVTPMLNPLIYSLRNKDVKSALRNVFHKRGFAVENK, from the coding sequence atgagaaatcacaCATTGGTGACAGAATTCATCCTGTTGGGAATCCCTGAGACAGAGGGCCTAGAGACTGTCCTCTTTTTCCTGTTCTCCTCGTTATACTTATGCACTCTGTTGGGAAATGTGCTCATCCTTACAGCTATCGTCTCTTCCTCTCGGCTGCACACTCCTATGTATTTTTTCTTGGGAAATCTTTCCATGTTCGACCTGGGTTTCTCTTCAACAACTGTTCCCAAGATGCTGTTATACCTTTCAGGGCAGAGTCAAGGTATCTCTTTTCAGGGCTGCGTGTCCCAGCTCTTCTTCTATCATTTCCTGGGCTGCACTGAGTGTTTCTTGTACACagtgatggcctatgaccgctttGTTGCCATATGTTATCCTTTGAGATACATGGTCATCATGAACCACAGGGTCTGCTCCATCTTGGCCACAGGGACCTGGATGGGTGGTTGTGTTCACGCCATTATTCTAACCTCCCTCACTTTCCAGTTGACCTACTGTGCCTCTAATGAGGTGGACTACTACTTCTGTGACATACCTGCAGTCCTACCTCTAGCCTGTGGTGATACATCTCTAGCCCAGAGGGTAGGTTTCACAAATGTTGGTCTTCTGtctctcatttgcttttttctcatCCTTGTTTCCTACACTCACATTGGGATCTCCATATCAAAAATCCGTTCGGCAGAAGGCAGGCAGAGAGCCTTCTCCACTTGCAGTGCCCACATCACTGCAATTCTTTGTGCTTATGGACCAGTAATCATCATCTATCTCCAGCCCAATCCCAGTGCCTTGCTCAGTGCAATAATTCAGATATTGAATAATCTTGTAACCCCTATGCTGAACCCACTCATCTACAGCCTGAGGAATAAGGATGTAAAATCAGCCCTGAGGAATGTATTTCATAAGAGAGGCTTTGCTGTGGAGAATAAGTGA
- the LOC140625406 gene encoding olfactory receptor 10N1-like, with product MRNHTELREFILLGIPQTAGMETVLFVIFSLIYLFTLLGNLLILTAVVSSSTLHTPMYFFLGLLSIFDMLFPSVTCPKMLFYLSGQSHAISYEGCVAQLFFYHFLGSTEGCLYSAMAYDRFVAICHPLRYMLIMRPGVCVGLVMAACLVGCLHATILTSFTFQLTYSGSNLVDYFFCDIPAVLPLACADSSLAQRVGSTNVGFLALMLWFSVCVSYTRIGIAILRIRSAEGRQKAFSTCSAHLTAILCAYGPVIIIYLQPTPNPLLGAMVQILNNIVSPMLNSLIYSLRNKEVKSSLKRVFRHLVFISLE from the coding sequence ATGAGGAATCACACAGAGCTCCGTGAGTTTATTCTACTGGGAATACCTCAGACAGCGGGAATGGAGACTGTGCTATTTGTCATCTTCTCACTTATTTACCTCTTCACCTTGCTGGGCAATTTACTCATCCTTACAGCAGTTgtttcttcctctacccttcaCACCCCTATGTACTTCTTCCTGGGACTCCTATCTATTTTTGACATGTTGTTTCCATCTGTAACCTGTCCCAAGATGCTGTTCTATCTCTCTGGCCAAAGTCACGCCATTTCTTACGAGGGCTGTGTTGCACAGCTCTTTTTCTACCATTTCCTGGGGTCTACTGAAGGGTGCCTCTATTCTGCAATGGCATATGACCGCTTTGTGGCTATCTGCCACCCCCTGAGGTATATGCTCATCATGAGACCTGGGGTCTGTGTTGGCTTGGTCATGGCAGCCTGCTTGGTGGGTTGTCTTCACGCCACCATCCTGACCTCCTTCACCTTTCAGTTAACATACTCTGGCTCCAACCTGGTGGACTACTTTTTCTGTGACATTCCTGCTGTCTTACCCCTGGCCTGTGCTGACAGCTCCCTGGCCCAGAGAGTGGGCTCCACTAATGTTGGGTTTCTGGCTTTAATGCTCTGGTTCAGTGTTTGTGTCTCCTACACGCGCATTGGGATTGCCATTCTGAGAATCCGCTCGGCAGAGGGCAGGCAGAAAGCTTTCTCCACCTGCAGTGCCCACCTCACTGCAATCCTCTGTGCCTATGGTCCTGTGATCATCATCTATCTGCAGCCCACACCCAACCCCTTGCTTGGGGCTATGGTacagatattaaataatattgtGTCACCCATGCTGAACTCATTAATCTATTCCTTAAGAAACAAAGAAGTGAAAAGTTCCCTAAAAAGAGTGTTCCGCCATCTAGTAtttatttctctggaataa